Proteins co-encoded in one Acidimicrobiales bacterium genomic window:
- a CDS encoding CAP domain-containing protein, whose amino-acid sequence MNRAQEPRLDPIRRRVAFVVAVTLAVVGSLLWSGPDPVAASADDEAAFVAALNQVRANEGLPPFTVDAELSNLARGHAQVMADAGEIFHANPISGGYSGDWSKFGENVGVGANVQVLVDAFVASPGHFANIIDPAFTEIGVGVVWKDSALYTTHRFLQPPSAVPTTTAPPPATTAPPPTVAPPSTTEPTVPTTTLPVVTTTTVAPLPRPSIAAERVVALFAMLDQVGT is encoded by the coding sequence ATGAACCGCGCCCAGGAACCCCGCCTCGACCCCATCCGGCGCCGAGTTGCATTCGTCGTCGCCGTCACCCTCGCGGTGGTCGGCTCACTGCTCTGGTCGGGCCCCGATCCGGTCGCCGCGTCGGCCGACGACGAAGCCGCGTTCGTCGCGGCGCTCAACCAGGTCCGGGCGAACGAGGGGCTCCCCCCGTTCACGGTCGACGCCGAGCTCTCGAACCTCGCCCGCGGTCACGCCCAGGTGATGGCCGACGCCGGCGAGATCTTCCACGCCAACCCGATCAGCGGTGGCTACAGCGGCGACTGGTCGAAGTTCGGCGAGAACGTCGGCGTCGGTGCCAATGTGCAGGTCCTTGTCGACGCCTTCGTCGCGAGCCCCGGTCATTTCGCGAACATCATCGATCCCGCGTTCACCGAGATCGGCGTGGGCGTGGTCTGGAAGGACTCGGCGCTCTACACGACCCATCGGTTCCTCCAGCCGCCCAGCGCGGTACCGACCACCACGGCGCCGCCGCCGGCCACCACCGCGCCACCGCCGACGGTCGCTCCGCCGTCGACGACCGAGCCCACTGTCCCGACCACGACCCTGCCCGTCGTGACCACCACGACGGTTGCGCCCCTGCCTCGGCCGTCGATCGCCGCGGAACGGGTCGTCGCCCTGTTCGCGATGCTCGATCAGGTCGGCACCTGA